In Jejubacter calystegiae, the following are encoded in one genomic region:
- a CDS encoding DUF2184 domain-containing protein, translated as MFTIDKKTADAAGAFLVGELERLDQTLNLPLVSYKWSRDISLRSDVSIADEMSSFTNTDLAAAGGVNPNGKNWIGKNSTAIPGVNLLIERTAQPLTLWGMEIGWTLPELASAQQLGRPVDTQKYDAMRMKWNMDVDEQVYIGDEGLGITGLLNLKQVPAQAAAAAWTAATADEIVQDVNIVLTDAWVRSGYAICPSKVGMAPELFSLLASKKVSEAGNISVLEYVKINTIAFQENGEPLEIVSMKWASKRGANGAHRIVAYTQDEKYIRFPLVPLLNTPLEYRGLHQLTTYYGRLGQVETPYANTISYLDVPAS; from the coding sequence ATGTTTACTATCGACAAAAAAACCGCCGATGCTGCAGGCGCTTTCCTCGTTGGCGAGCTGGAACGCCTGGATCAGACGCTAAACCTGCCGCTGGTCTCCTACAAATGGAGCCGCGACATCTCGCTGCGTAGCGATGTTTCTATTGCTGATGAGATGTCATCGTTCACTAATACCGATCTGGCCGCCGCTGGTGGTGTAAACCCCAACGGTAAGAACTGGATCGGCAAAAACTCCACGGCGATTCCCGGTGTGAATCTCCTCATCGAGAGAACTGCGCAGCCGCTGACCCTCTGGGGTATGGAAATTGGCTGGACTCTGCCGGAGTTGGCATCCGCTCAGCAGTTGGGCCGACCGGTCGACACGCAGAAATACGACGCCATGCGCATGAAATGGAATATGGATGTTGACGAGCAGGTGTATATCGGCGATGAGGGGCTGGGTATTACTGGCCTGTTGAACCTGAAACAGGTACCGGCACAGGCCGCCGCTGCGGCGTGGACGGCTGCAACAGCGGATGAAATCGTTCAGGATGTTAACATTGTTCTGACCGACGCCTGGGTGCGCTCTGGTTATGCAATTTGTCCCAGTAAAGTAGGAATGGCGCCGGAGCTATTCAGCCTGTTGGCAAGCAAGAAGGTTTCCGAAGCCGGGAATATTTCCGTACTGGAATACGTGAAGATCAACACTATCGCGTTCCAGGAGAACGGGGAGCCGCTGGAAATCGTCTCTATGAAGTGGGCGAGCAAGCGCGGCGCCAATGGCGCGCATCGTATCGTTGCGTACACCCAGGATGAAAAATACATTCGCTTCCCTCTGGTGCCGCTGCTGAATACGCCGCTGGAATATCGCGGCCTGCATCAGCTCACTACCTACTATGGCCGTCTGGGCCAGGTAGAAACGCCGTACGCGAATACCATTTCATATCTGGATGTCCCGGCATCCTGA
- a CDS encoding STY1053 family phage-associated protein: MKRYLVERVATLAFPNGSRVTLETGIQNYPDEVAAHWAFSAYAKPLDNPTEQQEQQGQQGEQGEDKSGKADKGKVDGKKQQATDK, encoded by the coding sequence ATGAAACGATATCTGGTTGAGCGCGTTGCAACGCTGGCATTCCCGAATGGTTCCCGCGTCACCCTGGAGACCGGGATCCAGAATTACCCCGATGAAGTGGCCGCACACTGGGCTTTCTCTGCCTACGCGAAGCCCCTGGATAATCCTACTGAGCAGCAGGAGCAGCAGGGGCAGCAGGGGGAGCAGGGGGAGGATAAGAGCGGCAAAGCCGATAAGGGGAAAGTTGATGGCAAAAAACAGCAGGCTACCGACAAGTGA
- a CDS encoding DUF4054 domain-containing protein, which produces MAKNSRLPTSDRFRADFPEFSDETRYPSASIDFYLGMADTILDQNKLGDQFVYLAELFVAHYTELRGRITAGASSGVNSSGGGVATSKSVDKVSVSYDTSGIINPDAGFWNNTGYGREFFWWWSMFGAGGRQLL; this is translated from the coding sequence ATGGCAAAAAACAGCAGGCTACCGACAAGTGACCGGTTTCGCGCCGACTTCCCCGAATTTTCAGATGAAACTCGCTACCCCTCCGCTTCGATAGATTTTTACCTCGGTATGGCCGACACCATCCTCGATCAGAACAAGCTGGGTGACCAGTTCGTGTATCTGGCCGAGCTGTTTGTCGCTCATTACACAGAGTTACGCGGGCGGATAACCGCTGGCGCTTCTTCTGGGGTGAACTCATCCGGGGGCGGGGTGGCAACGTCAAAATCTGTAGATAAGGTCAGCGTCAGCTACGACACCTCCGGGATTATCAATCCTGATGCTGGTTTCTGGAATAACACCGGCTACGGGCGAGAGTTTTTCTGGTGGTGGTCGATGTTCGGCGCAGGCGGGAGGCAATTGCTATGA
- a CDS encoding head-tail adaptor: MPFLDVSDVLLDPDFCDNSLICKRNTQTTDADGFTSNATESIPFVGVVTVDRSLEARRMEAGQSIDGAIFIATQFRLTQGQPGIDADVVIYNGRDYRVTFVDPYVRYGAGFVQAHCELMPVDGGIPIDG; the protein is encoded by the coding sequence ATGCCATTTCTCGATGTGTCTGATGTTCTTCTCGATCCTGACTTTTGCGACAACAGCCTGATTTGCAAACGCAACACGCAAACCACGGATGCAGATGGCTTCACCAGCAACGCGACCGAGTCCATCCCGTTTGTCGGGGTGGTGACCGTTGATCGATCGCTGGAGGCCCGCAGGATGGAGGCAGGGCAGAGCATAGACGGCGCTATTTTCATTGCTACGCAGTTCCGGCTGACTCAGGGCCAGCCCGGTATTGATGCCGATGTGGTGATCTACAACGGGCGGGATTACCGGGTGACCTTTGTTGACCCCTATGTGCGCTATGGCGCCGGGTTTGTGCAGGCACATTGTGAACTGATGCCCGTAGACGGAGGGATACCCATTGACGGCTAA
- a CDS encoding phage neck terminator protein, giving the protein MTANSSEQAGYLAPLSDSPAYDEVLEREISRWIRAVSGLPDGTVFPRWADPQPKIPPLGTDWAAFGITSIQEDANPASVSNGDESDQQWQHETITIICCFYGPGGQAISTRFRDGLRVAQNNVELNRTTLTYADNSRIVSAPELINKQWQRRYDINVTLRRKVVREYGIKRLVDAPVTYFGD; this is encoded by the coding sequence TTGACGGCTAACAGCAGTGAACAGGCGGGCTATCTGGCCCCGCTCAGCGACTCCCCGGCATACGACGAAGTGCTGGAGCGTGAGATCAGCCGATGGATCCGTGCAGTAAGCGGATTGCCAGACGGTACAGTATTTCCGCGCTGGGCAGACCCGCAGCCAAAGATACCGCCGCTGGGTACTGACTGGGCCGCCTTCGGTATCACCTCAATTCAGGAGGATGCCAACCCTGCCAGCGTCAGTAACGGCGATGAGTCGGATCAGCAATGGCAGCATGAAACCATCACCATTATATGCTGCTTTTATGGACCCGGCGGGCAGGCAATCTCAACCCGCTTCCGGGACGGCCTCAGAGTCGCGCAGAACAACGTAGAGCTGAATCGCACGACGCTAACCTATGCAGATAACTCCCGCATCGTTTCCGCGCCGGAACTCATCAACAAGCAGTGGCAACGCCGCTACGACATCAACGTAACGCTGCGCCGGAAGGTAGTGCGCGAGTACGGCATTAAACGGCTGGTGGATGCACCAGTAACCTATTTTGGAGATTAA
- a CDS encoding DUF3383 family protein, whose translation MAQGLPVSNVVNVDVIMAPKAATGRNFGALLILGPSTVIPVGERIRMYAAAEDIAEDFGVDSPEYEAAVAYFSQSPTPSDVYIGRWAKTPDDEENGTPETLLEAVNAAMQFTNWYGLAVADSEVIADADYLAVAAAVEASSLSRILAITTDAAATIETTSTDDLASKLKAASYGRTFIQYSTSSKYAAVSAFGRAFTVNFNGSNTTLTLKFKQEPGITYEMLTVNQAAAVDAKNCNVYVYYANDTAILQQGVMANGDFFDERHGLDWLQNYVQTNLYNLLYTSTTKIPQTDAGVTRLVGNVEQSMDQAVTNGLVAAGVWNGGDIGELVAGDTLTKGYYVYAQPLSQQAQSDREARKAPVIQVACKLAGAVHYADVQINVVR comes from the coding sequence ATGGCACAGGGCTTACCTGTTTCCAACGTTGTTAACGTTGACGTGATTATGGCGCCCAAAGCGGCTACCGGCCGGAACTTTGGCGCGCTGCTGATTTTGGGTCCATCCACCGTTATTCCGGTTGGTGAGCGTATCCGCATGTATGCCGCCGCTGAGGATATCGCGGAAGATTTCGGCGTGGATAGCCCAGAATACGAGGCGGCTGTCGCATATTTTTCTCAGTCTCCTACACCGTCCGATGTGTATATCGGGCGCTGGGCTAAAACCCCGGATGACGAAGAGAACGGAACCCCGGAAACTCTGCTGGAGGCGGTAAACGCCGCTATGCAGTTCACTAACTGGTACGGTCTGGCGGTTGCCGATAGTGAGGTAATCGCAGATGCCGACTACCTGGCGGTCGCTGCAGCTGTGGAGGCGTCCAGCCTGAGCCGTATCCTGGCTATTACTACCGACGCAGCGGCCACGATTGAAACCACATCGACCGACGATCTGGCGTCGAAACTGAAAGCGGCCAGCTACGGGCGCACATTCATTCAGTATTCGACAAGCAGCAAATACGCAGCGGTCTCTGCGTTCGGGCGCGCATTCACGGTCAATTTCAATGGCAGCAACACCACGCTGACACTGAAATTTAAACAGGAGCCGGGCATTACCTACGAAATGCTGACAGTTAACCAGGCGGCGGCCGTCGATGCAAAAAACTGCAACGTATACGTCTACTACGCCAACGACACCGCCATTTTGCAACAGGGCGTGATGGCGAACGGTGATTTCTTTGATGAGCGCCACGGCCTGGACTGGTTGCAGAACTACGTACAGACCAACCTCTATAACCTGCTGTACACCAGCACTACCAAGATCCCCCAGACCGACGCAGGCGTAACCCGTCTTGTGGGGAATGTAGAACAGTCGATGGATCAGGCGGTGACTAATGGCCTTGTGGCCGCGGGCGTCTGGAATGGCGGCGATATTGGCGAACTGGTGGCGGGTGACACCCTGACGAAGGGCTATTACGTCTATGCGCAACCGCTGAGCCAGCAGGCGCAATCAGACCGCGAAGCACGCAAGGCGCCGGTTATCCAGGTGGCCTGTAAGCTGGCGGGCGCCGTTCACTATGCCGATGTGCAGATTAACGTTGTTCGCTAA
- a CDS encoding DUF3277 family protein gives MSTYSFMDVTASFTGPTGVIDLGYGSANSEEGVTVTMTENKNTMTIGADGEVMHSLHAGKSGSVTVTLLKTSPVNKKLSLAYNAQSQSSATWGNNVIVIRNTASGDITTARSVAFQKQPDHNNAKEGGTVSWAFDCGKIDQVLGEF, from the coding sequence ATGAGCACTTATTCTTTTATGGATGTAACGGCCTCTTTCACGGGGCCGACTGGCGTTATCGATCTTGGCTATGGCTCTGCTAACTCGGAAGAGGGCGTGACCGTCACCATGACGGAGAACAAAAACACCATGACGATTGGCGCCGACGGTGAAGTGATGCACAGCCTGCACGCCGGGAAAAGCGGCTCGGTTACCGTCACGCTGCTGAAAACCTCACCGGTAAATAAGAAGCTGTCGCTGGCCTACAACGCACAGAGCCAGTCTTCGGCGACTTGGGGGAATAACGTCATTGTGATCCGCAATACCGCATCAGGTGATATCACCACGGCGCGCTCGGTGGCGTTCCAGAAGCAGCCCGATCACAACAACGCCAAAGAAGGCGGTACGGTTTCTTGGGCCTTCGACTGCGGCAAAATCGACCAGGTTCTGGGGGAGTTTTAA
- a CDS encoding phage tail assembly chaperone gives MEITIKEQNYRIAKLSVFDQLKVARKLLPVVAGVVGDFRDMQDGAASLETALPKIADAISSLSDEDCNAIIYPCLAVVSRQHQKAWVPVFSQGELAFDDIDLMTMLQLVARVVADSLGNFLQELPTSETAPLPAK, from the coding sequence ATGGAAATCACTATCAAAGAGCAGAATTACCGCATCGCGAAGCTGAGCGTATTCGACCAGTTGAAAGTGGCCCGTAAATTGTTGCCGGTGGTGGCGGGCGTAGTGGGGGATTTTCGCGATATGCAGGATGGCGCGGCCTCTCTGGAAACTGCGCTGCCGAAAATCGCGGACGCTATCAGCTCGCTGAGTGATGAAGACTGCAACGCGATTATCTACCCCTGTCTGGCGGTGGTTTCGCGCCAGCACCAAAAGGCCTGGGTACCGGTATTCAGCCAGGGCGAACTGGCGTTCGACGACATCGACCTGATGACCATGCTACAGCTGGTGGCCCGGGTGGTGGCCGATTCGCTGGGAAATTTTTTGCAAGAACTCCCTACCAGCGAGACAGCGCCCCTTCCTGCGAAATAA
- a CDS encoding DUF6889 family protein → MNDYLDMDADNMNRIEKWRAANER, encoded by the coding sequence CTGAACGATTATCTGGATATGGACGCGGACAATATGAACCGAATAGAGAAATGGAGAGCGGCCAATGAACGCTGA
- a CDS encoding lytic transglycosylase yields the protein MNAEVMKSFLVSLGFDVDESGQRKFETTLTGVTANALKAGTAIEAAALSVVAFTAKIASGLDELFWASQRTGASVQGIKEVGYAVSQVGGDANAARTSLENLARFLRNNPGAEGFLNRLGVQTRDASGRMRDMSQVFADAGRQLSKMPYYRANQYAQMLGIDENTLMAMRRGLGQYQGEYSAMAKAIGFNADRAAESSNRFMTSLKSFGTLAGLARDKIGSGLADGLADSLDTLRKRVMDNFPKIEAVITRGVKGILRLADIINHLVFRLIQGADALARWWSSLSKSTRDLIKLLGALTVALRLMNTAFWMSPIGIITALAGAIALLWDDYQTWKEGGKSLIDWGKWKPQIDTAMKALAELQQSITALKDALLTLLGIDPKTWSLKWDFENFITQMGELGKMLNMIADLLNAINEGRWGDAAKIGQQLLKQGSEKPAAQSGVTSSADETAAWIADKTGFDPRSIGHTVRRWMGLDLVEAPERPSQTAQGTPPVALDIPGNAPRGIRNNNPGNLNYVGQQGATLERPGGRFARFESAFDGLRALGRQLLRYFDGKTTGRRLQSVRDIISTWAPASDNNNTAAYIAQIARHLNVAPDAALNLRDPETLSRLMNGIIRHENGANPYQRELVAAAANSATGRGAEVNQSNTYHIYGGGDPRLVASEVERRQVSANSMALRNQQTKVG from the coding sequence ATGAACGCTGAGGTAATGAAATCGTTTTTGGTTTCGCTCGGTTTCGACGTTGACGAATCCGGCCAGCGGAAATTCGAGACGACGCTGACCGGCGTCACGGCGAACGCCCTTAAGGCCGGTACCGCTATCGAGGCGGCGGCGCTGTCTGTTGTAGCGTTTACGGCGAAGATTGCCAGCGGACTTGATGAGCTGTTCTGGGCGTCCCAGCGTACCGGGGCAAGCGTCCAGGGTATCAAAGAGGTAGGCTACGCCGTCAGCCAGGTTGGCGGTGATGCTAACGCGGCGCGTACCTCTCTGGAAAACCTTGCTCGCTTCCTGCGTAACAACCCGGGTGCCGAGGGTTTTCTTAACCGGCTGGGTGTGCAGACCCGCGACGCCAGCGGGCGTATGCGTGACATGTCACAGGTGTTTGCCGACGCTGGCCGCCAGCTCAGTAAAATGCCGTACTACCGTGCTAACCAGTACGCGCAGATGCTCGGCATTGACGAAAATACCCTGATGGCAATGCGCCGGGGGCTGGGCCAGTACCAGGGCGAATACTCCGCCATGGCGAAGGCAATCGGCTTTAATGCTGACCGGGCGGCGGAATCCTCCAATCGCTTTATGACGTCGCTTAAGTCGTTCGGCACTCTGGCGGGGCTGGCCCGGGATAAAATCGGCTCCGGGTTGGCTGACGGCCTGGCCGACTCGCTCGATACCCTGCGTAAGCGGGTGATGGATAATTTCCCGAAAATCGAGGCGGTGATTACCCGCGGCGTTAAAGGCATTCTGCGGCTGGCCGACATTATCAATCACCTGGTATTCCGACTCATCCAGGGGGCCGACGCGCTGGCACGCTGGTGGTCGTCGCTCAGCAAATCTACCCGGGATCTGATAAAGCTACTTGGTGCGCTGACAGTCGCGCTGCGCCTGATGAATACCGCGTTCTGGATGTCGCCCATTGGCATCATTACTGCTCTGGCTGGAGCTATCGCGCTGCTGTGGGATGACTACCAGACCTGGAAAGAGGGCGGCAAAAGCCTGATTGACTGGGGGAAATGGAAACCGCAGATCGACACAGCGATGAAAGCGCTGGCAGAACTGCAACAATCTATAACTGCTCTGAAAGATGCGCTGCTAACACTACTCGGGATTGACCCCAAAACGTGGTCGCTGAAATGGGATTTTGAGAACTTTATCACCCAAATGGGTGAACTCGGCAAAATGTTGAACATGATTGCCGACCTGCTGAATGCGATTAATGAAGGGCGGTGGGGAGACGCTGCAAAAATTGGTCAGCAGTTGCTAAAACAGGGCAGCGAAAAACCGGCAGCACAATCGGGTGTGACCAGTAGTGCAGACGAAACGGCAGCATGGATAGCGGATAAAACAGGGTTTGACCCCCGCAGCATCGGTCACACTGTCCGTCGGTGGATGGGGCTGGATCTTGTCGAGGCGCCCGAGCGGCCATCTCAGACTGCGCAGGGCACACCGCCGGTTGCGCTTGATATCCCGGGCAACGCCCCACGGGGTATCCGCAACAACAACCCCGGCAATCTGAACTATGTCGGCCAGCAGGGCGCCACGCTCGAACGTCCCGGCGGGCGATTCGCCCGGTTCGAAAGTGCCTTTGATGGACTCCGAGCGCTGGGCCGCCAGTTGCTGCGCTATTTCGATGGTAAAACCACCGGGCGGCGCCTGCAGTCCGTGCGCGACATTATTTCGACCTGGGCGCCAGCGTCGGATAACAACAACACAGCGGCCTACATTGCGCAGATAGCGCGGCATCTGAATGTTGCTCCGGACGCAGCGCTGAACCTGCGCGACCCTGAAACACTCTCACGGCTAATGAACGGCATCATTCGTCATGAGAACGGCGCAAACCCGTACCAGCGTGAGCTGGTGGCCGCTGCTGCAAATTCGGCAACCGGTCGGGGGGCGGAGGTTAACCAGAGCAACACCTATCACATCTACGGTGGTGGGGATCCCCGGTTGGTTGCGTCCGAGGTTGAACGCCGCCAGGTCAGCGCAAACTCCATGGCACTACGCAATCAGCAAACTAAGGTGGGGTGA
- a CDS encoding phage baseplate protein has protein sequence MDFLSTLFRQQSRAVGLLVPAVVVSEKHADTLEITEHPVETGAAVSDHAYKRPAEVTMEVGFSGGGSLLDFVNTAAIGLSVGLSPKETYQQLLELQESRVPFDVVTGKRLYSNMLMRALEVTTDRTSENVLMATLTLREVIITSTQSVQVADKQNMAQGVNTSAVQNSGTKTTTPVNQSLLSSGAGLLGVG, from the coding sequence ATGGATTTTTTATCGACGCTGTTCCGACAGCAGAGCCGGGCGGTTGGGCTGCTGGTGCCTGCTGTCGTTGTCTCTGAAAAGCACGCTGACACGCTGGAAATCACCGAGCACCCGGTAGAGACCGGCGCCGCGGTATCAGACCACGCGTATAAGCGTCCGGCGGAAGTGACCATGGAAGTGGGATTTTCCGGTGGCGGCTCCCTGCTGGACTTCGTGAATACGGCGGCCATCGGGCTGTCTGTCGGGCTGAGTCCGAAAGAAACCTACCAGCAGCTCCTTGAGCTGCAGGAAAGCCGGGTGCCATTCGACGTTGTGACCGGAAAGCGGCTTTACAGCAACATGCTGATGCGCGCCCTGGAGGTTACGACAGACCGCACAAGCGAAAACGTACTGATGGCAACCCTGACGTTGCGCGAAGTCATCATCACGTCCACCCAGTCGGTGCAGGTTGCGGATAAGCAGAACATGGCCCAGGGCGTGAACACGTCAGCGGTGCAGAACTCCGGCACGAAAACCACGACGCCGGTAAATCAGTCCCTGCTGTCCAGCGGGGCCGGTCTGTTGGGGGTAGGGTGA
- a CDS encoding phage baseplate plug family protein: protein MSITEIPLTANNQTFSISLAGTDYRITVLWRGTFWCLDLVDAVGNTIIAGIPLVTGYDLLKQYEYLKLGFALYVVCDVAGQENPTSYDLGTLSHLLVVTE, encoded by the coding sequence ATGTCCATAACTGAAATACCGCTAACAGCGAATAACCAGACGTTCAGTATCTCTCTGGCCGGTACAGACTACCGGATAACAGTGCTGTGGCGCGGTACGTTCTGGTGCCTCGATCTTGTTGATGCCGTGGGTAATACGATAATCGCCGGTATCCCTCTGGTAACTGGCTATGACCTGCTGAAACAGTACGAATACCTGAAACTGGGATTTGCACTGTACGTCGTCTGTGACGTTGCAGGGCAGGAAAACCCCACATCGTATGACCTCGGCACTCTATCCCACCTACTTGTAGTAACGGAGTAA
- a CDS encoding Gp138 family membrane-puncturing spike protein — protein sequence MAVSAQTRSGDLSEALSAESTKTKEAIRVALPGIIQSFNPDTVTAEIQPSIQYTHIDNDGQTVQQDYPLLVDVPVIFPRGGGCTLTFPVKKGDECLVVFADRCIDFWWQSGDVQKSGDPRMHDLSDGFAIVGPMSQRYKIGNISTSAAQLRTDDGSAFIELAAGGAVTITSPQVTINGPVQVNGTITSTGDQTAAGISQVNHTHGGVQSGNSNTGKPQ from the coding sequence ATGGCGGTATCCGCACAAACCCGATCTGGAGATCTGTCGGAGGCGCTGAGCGCTGAATCAACCAAAACCAAAGAGGCCATCCGCGTTGCACTGCCGGGGATTATCCAGTCGTTCAACCCCGACACGGTCACAGCAGAGATACAGCCGTCGATTCAGTACACGCACATTGATAACGACGGCCAGACCGTACAGCAGGATTACCCGCTGCTGGTCGATGTGCCGGTGATATTCCCCCGTGGCGGTGGTTGTACGCTGACTTTCCCGGTAAAGAAGGGGGATGAGTGTCTGGTGGTCTTCGCAGACCGCTGTATCGATTTCTGGTGGCAGTCCGGCGACGTGCAAAAATCCGGCGACCCACGTATGCACGACCTTTCGGACGGTTTTGCCATTGTGGGGCCAATGTCCCAACGCTACAAAATCGGCAACATCAGCACCAGCGCCGCGCAGCTTCGCACCGACGACGGCAGCGCCTTTATCGAACTGGCCGCTGGTGGCGCGGTGACTATCACCAGCCCACAGGTCACGATTAATGGCCCTGTGCAGGTTAACGGTACTATCACATCCACCGGTGACCAGACCGCCGCAGGCATCAGCCAGGTGAATCATACCCACGGTGGCGTTCAGTCTGGTAACAGCAACACAGGTAAACCGCAATGA
- a CDS encoding baseplate J/gp47 family protein: MALNLDTLGLSATVTADGISAPDYQTVLSKITDYFRQIYGSDAYLEPDSKDGQLVALVALAIHDANNTAVSVYNSFSPSTALTDALTKNVKINGIVRHGTTNSTVDVTLSGEVGTVITNGSVKDINGMVWNLPATVAIDTDGSATVTATCATSGAVAAMVGSVNLINTPTRGWISVTNHTAATVGSDAETDAELRRRQHQSVAIPSITPFEAVDGALANVAGVSRHKLYENDTGRTDENGLPPHSISAIVEGGDVEEIAQTIRGKKGQGVSTYGKTTVQVPDIYGNPHSISFSRPSDVPVYVSLTLEPFTGYTTQIGEEIRQAVADYINSLAIGESVKLSRVYSPANLGVVSGGNARYYDINELLIGKSAGSVAAANIAIAYDESASCDTDNIKITVTS, encoded by the coding sequence ATGGCCTTAAATTTAGATACGCTCGGCTTATCGGCAACGGTAACCGCCGATGGCATCAGCGCGCCTGATTACCAGACGGTGCTGAGCAAAATAACCGACTATTTCCGGCAGATTTACGGCAGCGACGCCTATCTGGAGCCGGACAGTAAAGACGGCCAGTTAGTGGCGCTGGTGGCGCTGGCGATACATGACGCCAACAACACCGCTGTATCAGTCTATAACTCGTTTTCCCCCTCTACGGCGCTTACTGATGCCCTGACAAAGAACGTCAAAATTAACGGCATTGTGCGCCATGGCACCACCAACTCAACTGTAGACGTCACGCTATCCGGTGAGGTGGGGACGGTTATCACTAACGGATCGGTTAAAGACATTAACGGCATGGTCTGGAACCTGCCTGCGACGGTGGCGATCGATACTGACGGCTCCGCCACGGTTACCGCCACCTGTGCCACCTCTGGCGCCGTAGCTGCGATGGTGGGGAGCGTTAACCTGATAAACACCCCGACGCGCGGCTGGATATCTGTGACCAACCACACCGCCGCTACAGTAGGCTCTGACGCAGAGACTGACGCAGAGCTACGTCGGCGCCAGCATCAGAGCGTCGCTATCCCGTCGATCACTCCATTCGAAGCCGTGGACGGCGCCCTGGCAAACGTGGCCGGGGTGAGCCGACACAAACTGTATGAGAACGATACCGGGCGCACAGATGAAAACGGACTGCCGCCACACTCGATATCCGCCATTGTGGAGGGGGGCGATGTCGAAGAAATCGCGCAGACAATCCGTGGGAAGAAAGGGCAGGGGGTATCAACCTACGGCAAAACCACGGTGCAGGTGCCCGATATTTACGGCAACCCGCACAGTATTTCGTTTTCACGTCCTTCGGATGTCCCGGTTTACGTCTCGCTCACCCTGGAGCCATTCACTGGCTACACAACGCAGATCGGCGAAGAAATCCGCCAGGCAGTGGCCGACTATATCAACTCGCTGGCGATTGGCGAGAGCGTGAAACTTAGCCGTGTGTACTCCCCGGCTAACCTCGGTGTGGTCAGTGGCGGGAACGCTCGTTACTACGACATCAACGAGCTGCTAATCGGGAAATCAGCGGGTAGCGTGGCTGCTGCGAATATCGCGATTGCATACGACGAATCGGCATCGTGCGACACCGACAACATCAAAATTACGGTGACGTCATGA
- a CDS encoding DUF2612 domain-containing protein, whose protein sequence is MSKYTRLITNYHATKPLFYQHVDLSTRPLIDIDTAIAGLIDNFDIDTAVGVQLDILGEWIGRSRIVSVPITDIYFSWDTDGLGYDQGVWQGPYDPNAGRTALSDDTYRVILKARIAINNWNGQNDTLPEILDTALTGSGLRMQIVDNQDMTISVWVFPETDIDDVSRELLAAIRQGYLTVKAAGVWAGDIETPGIETPSTGTKFFGLDMDNEYIGGFDVGSWEKIL, encoded by the coding sequence ATGAGCAAATACACGCGACTAATCACCAACTACCACGCCACAAAGCCGCTGTTCTACCAGCACGTGGATTTGTCCACCCGGCCGCTGATCGACATTGATACGGCGATAGCCGGGCTTATCGACAATTTCGACATCGATACCGCCGTCGGTGTGCAGCTCGATATCCTGGGCGAGTGGATCGGGCGGTCACGCATCGTCAGCGTCCCTATCACCGACATTTATTTTTCGTGGGACACCGACGGTCTGGGCTATGACCAGGGCGTGTGGCAGGGGCCTTATGACCCCAATGCCGGGCGTACTGCACTCAGTGACGACACGTACCGGGTAATCCTCAAGGCGCGGATAGCAATCAACAACTGGAACGGCCAGAACGACACGCTGCCTGAAATCCTGGATACCGCGCTGACGGGCTCTGGCCTGCGAATGCAGATCGTCGATAACCAGGACATGACAATTAGTGTCTGGGTGTTTCCTGAGACAGATATCGATGACGTGTCCCGGGAACTATTGGCGGCTATCCGCCAGGGCTATCTGACGGTGAAAGCCGCTGGCGTGTGGGCTGGGGATATCGAAACGCCGGGGATAGAAACCCCGTCCACCGGCACTAAATTTTTTGGGCTTGATATGGATAACGAATACATCGGCGGGTTCGATGTTGGATCATGGGAGAAAATACTGTAA